DNA from Alnus glutinosa chromosome 2, dhAlnGlut1.1, whole genome shotgun sequence:
atgttaTGCATGAATTGAGGCTaataatgctgctgatactgatatgctgctgatactgatatgctgcagatactgttatgctgctgatactgatatgctgctgatactgatatgctgctgatactgttatgttGTTGATATACTGATACTactggtatgtatgctctatactacatgctcaatgttctgtgcttgaccagtatatatttcactactgtatcacgctgaaatcatgcaaTTACTAAATCACatcctcttaaaactaaacaaatccaacattttatctaacactttgaaatcattcaaaacttagtttcttcataaaacataaacagtttcaacatgacatgttctcaaattcaaaacatagtttcataaaacgtaaacagtttcaacatgacatgttctcaaacaatttgcataatttaaatcttaaCCGCAGAAcatattcaaacactttaaatccaTTAACACCTTTCACTCATGCctcaattcttaaacatcattgatataatttaaacataatcgaaactaatcaaatcatctcaaaacatacatttcatcatatggttggttcggttttataaacaatatatatatttttatcaatccaatacatataaaaatatatattttatcagtGAGTgaaatactcaccttggctgcattgaaCTCctgactcgaactctacattggagaactcGTTGAAGTCTCTAACTatgacacgatcctgcaaatacttataacgttagactatgctataGAACtttatactctatgacacaaaaGCTACCCGCTTGCTCACCCGTCGCGTCACTCGCTTCGAAAGCTATCTATATatcttaagctattattagattagtcATTGGTTATAGGTTGATGTCTTATATTGTTTCTTAACTAAAAAACGCATCTACTATTTCATTAGCTTATTTGTTACTGTTGTGTCACATTATTATTCCTAatcctttttatagcttgttgctATTTACTAAGttcacaacatatatatatttaacgcTTAACCTAATCCGATGACACATAAATATCATGCCTGCACGTATAGGTGGATTAGTTATTGCGTTGCTAGATAATggatttattttacatttatgcGTTCTTATAAGCTTACTAACTTATACTTATTAACTTAGGGTTATTTAGGTAATCTATAACTCTTTGATATTCTTACTAGATTGTTCCCTTGATATAAACCTTAAGCTCTAGATTTACATCTACTAATATACTTGGTATTTAATCTTTATTAACTACTAACCATCTAGGTAATTTAAACTATAGGACATTAATCTAATAACTCTTAGTGAACTAACTTATAATCACATTTTGTAATATTCATTCTTTTATTACACTTtgccaatttatttattaaagcttgaggcTATACATTGATTTTCTATCAAAACTACATAGACACATACATTCCCCAAAACTACATGCTTCATTGACTTTATACACAAACCCAAATAAAATCCTCTCAACCAACACTACATATAATCGACCACTACAAGGAATCACCAAATTCatcctataaaataaaattccataTACCATTGAACTCAATTTATTTACATAATGGCAATGATATATTTTTCCTCCTAAAACCTCAACACAACTAACCAACATCCTCAAATTACTAACCCCAAAATCAGATTTGGGTTCCACTTAAAACACCCATCAAAATCGTTCATTAACTCGATCAAAGCCCGTAGCCATTAACTCCATCAAAGTCCCTCTAGATCAGCCCATCCAAATTCCCTCAACAAACCTCCAAATTCGGCCAAGACCCACAAAATCCTAGAAATTCCATACCAAAGCCACAACTAAAATCACTCCACTGCCAACACACCAAAAACAAGGGTTTTCATGCTTTAACCGAAACACAAAACCAATACACAACCATCAACCAACTttagatttcaattaattaaaacagAGGATCTAAGAACCCCAAATACTCAAACTCATCAATAAGCTAACCAAGAGTAAAATACCCAAACTAAATCAACATAGGTTGTAAGAaattaccccaaggattttcatagcaaatccacTGGAATTAGTGAGCTAGAATCGCTAGAAAATATCACTGACCCGCCGGAAAATTTGCCGGAAACCTAACCTTCAAGCCATCGGGTCACATGGGTACGGGTCACGAGTTTCGGGTTATGGGTTTCGCCATGGGATCGTCGAAAATTGCCATCAAACCATCGGATTTCAACTTTGGTTCACCGGAATCGCCACTGGAACCGCCGTTCGTCGGCTCTGTGCACTGTTCGACGGGTCGCGGGTTTCGGCTCTTGGCTCCCGGCTCTCTCTTtcgatctctcggtctctctttccctctcaatctccctgaatctctctctcagctctccctctttctcggtctctctctcactctcaatctctGTGTGTGTTCAGGTGGGTagaacagagaagaaggaagaagaatataagagaaaagaagaaagaagtcgTGGACTGCTGTCCACCgaggagagaaaagagaaaaaaaaggaaaagaaagaaaagaaaaggaaaagtgaAATAGATAAGGGATAAGGGACATGTGGCAAGTTGTAAGAGGGTGGggagttttccttttatttaaaacCCCCTACTACTACTATTAATCACAATGGGACCtcatctaattttatttctatcttttatcctagacttatttaatttaaatactaTAAATATCACTTAGAATCTAATTATTAATCCCATTAATTTATAAACactatttattaattgctaaatccccCATTTATTTTCATGGTCTTCACAGTGGTAATGTCTAAACAACAGTAGAATTAAGTTAAGTggtttataaattataaatgaaaaGAAGTGGTAAATAGgtatttagtattttatactaatcgTATGTATATAACTATGCAGTCGTCTCTCTATGAATCAATCTTTGTAGCAGGAAAGGATTGtgagtattccactcactgagaatgaTACTGAGTTCTTTAATGTAGTGATATATAggtttatttaatgatatgcaattgTTTAGGTTTATGTATGTGTAAGTGAGTATTACTAGAATACTTACTAAGTGtggtgataagtcttgaatttttcgattcaagaccccttaaattgtatttgttagacctagtttgtattgtatatataacgttttgttgtagttttgttttatgtcttatgttcaggtcttagttgaaatctaattaaaaacacttgaattagacctgaaaatacatcaagagtACTTTAGTCATTTTCCTCCAAGTTGAAGAATTGGCCAAGgcagttcgatcgatcgaaataaaattggatcgatcgaaagttagatcgatcgaaataaaagtcgatcgatcgaattctccgtcttccagaaaatcagatatttccagatctttgcattctttatgcaatttaaatcataagttggattttgtggacagaaatggatgccgaccagctctgtttgtgccgctagaattaactcttgatggtcttttgtaaatccaattctctatatatatgagattagggatttaggttaaaacatgcatcttttggggtttgttcggattttctcaggtgtatcactttaatttctcatgttttactctactttgatgcacgttttctgggcttaattccaaagagcaatttcttcttcttttcctctttgttcttcatgttctagcttaggtttttcttcctttttgtaatccgaatttcataatttcaatatagttgtttttgattcatttctttcttgtttctttactgtttttctttaaattcatgcttagattagattcaattcatgtctagctaaattctagcttagggtttgatcctaatcctatccaaaacctatgtagtgttcttgaggttctttggattttctttagatgtttgatgattgttaagggctagaggatatcaaaacccatgctaaaaggttttggtatcaagattccaatctatttattcatgaaaaagagttaaacttgtctataagttttcttagatttcttgagtaaaaccaacattcttagaaataagaatgatgtcttttgcaatggttctatatgacttgatgtatgactacctattagagtcactttatagggtatgctagggaacactgatcatttcatacctttgatagtatagaatgtctttccattgtagtttaatctttacatggaatagatcggtgtggaactagataccttatcattgtggcctagttagggttttcgtatatcttgtatgcttattgtgatgtgttttagagtagtaagctaaggagcattagtcactccacacctttggtagagtaaatgtttttcaattatagtgtaatctttacgtggagtagattaatgtaaaactaggtgctttataactacgtcttaacgaaagtattttcgtgtcgaggtcgtcgtaatggttgacacccattacgcgctcatatcaagcatgttaggaagatccatatagactttaagcatttaattggttgaggattggataagatcaacaccctaagttttctttaagttattttcaatttccgctttcattccttcactttgttgttgtagcttcaattctacaacctttacttttatttttatctttaagttaagttagatacgctctttaatattctattacgcaaaacaaccaataatctctgtggttcgatcacccttactatagaacaatcgatacgtactattgcgagtggtaaacttataaatttaaaatccacgtagccgcttggcgTGCTACCATGTGGTTTGTTTGATTATGTGGTGATATCGGTTTGTTCGATTATACGGTGATATTGATTACTATGATGTTGTGATATTAAATGGTATGTAATATAAATGGCATtgcatattattctatcatgagaTATGAATCTTTTAATAAGAAGAATTGAAGGTTTAAGTCCTAAGGCACGAATGAAccaataaaggaaaaagaagtagTTAGAGTCCATGGTatcaatgaaagaaaaagaggtgGTTAGAGTCCACAGaatcaatgaaagaaaaagaggtgGTTAGAGTCTCCAAGCAACTATCTATGATAAGATCGTATAATGTGTTAAAGTCTCACGGCATCTATCTCTTCATCTACGCTAAGTAACGAGATTGTGCATATAGAAGTGTTAATAAGACTGTGCAGATGAATCCATCATACATCATGTTATAGTTTTGTGTATTGTTGAATGAATCATtatgtcattatattattggatgCAGTTGACTCATTGTTTTTACAGTATaggattgtggtgttaaccacaatcacattcGAGTTTTGcaggaagaaatgaagaatggAGTTACTAGGATTATTATGCTAGTATTTATGATTAACGATAAAGCCATTTGTTATGTAATGATTTTATACGTGTTGGTTTAAAacaatgtttttattattagtgccgcatgtggcacatatgttattctcttgagtgtatttattatattagaacaCAAGGTTCATGttttaatataatgaggtaattcagtcaacTCTAAAgtgttatattcctaagttgttaagaaaatatatattctgcTGCCAATTCTTGACTCTGATGacgtcgtaatgtcacgtgaaaatcaaaattttcacttacgttttttttgtaaaaggcggggacTGAAATTGCCAACACCCCAACATGAGTAAGAGTGTGTTTGGCACTGAAATTATACACATCAAAAGTATGATtctaaaccaaatcgcagaaaaatGTATCGTTTGGAagtgagtttttaaaaatgGGATTTGAGAAACATAAAAAGATTTGTGTTTCCAaataacacattttaaaatctttatctTTAAATCGCatgttttaaaatcgcaaatccaaactgTAGCGcctcagattttaagacataaaatttaatgtcttaaattagaatttaagactaagTAAAATGACTGGCGCTCGATCTACTCAACACTCTTTCTTTAATGCACCTTAGGCTGATTTCAATGAATTAATTGACATGATATTATTAGTGTTACaatatttttgataaataatattattgtgagaTGTAATGCCCGGTAAATAATATGCATATATTAGTAATGCATATATATTTACTAATAAACGTGAATATACACATGTATGCATATCAGATTTATTTAACCTACATATTTGCATGtatttaattaattcataaaaagaagTGCTAATTATGTggttcattatatatatttgatataatatataaatatatagaagtGATAGGAcctggattatatatatattgtgccactgtgatgactcattttgaatgttgtataaataaaatgggtcgtcacaagaAACTCAGATCTAAAAACTTCAAGATACCGGGGGAAACATGGCTTAGAGCGGAGGAGGAGGGGGAAACCGATCCAACAAGAGAGAAGCCGTCGCTGGTGATATAATTGGTGGATAGATTCTTCGAAGCTAGAAAAACCTCTAGCCGGAGCAGAAAGCTTGTCGGCTGGTTGTAAAACGGACTGTGACATTAACGTCCTGGCATGGTAATTCTCCAAGATAATGATGCAGGAGCACGAGGaaagtactctctctctctctcttatatatatatatgtgtgtgtgtgtgtgtgtgtgtgtgtgtgtgttcattTGTCTTCCGAGAAGAAGTGGTTGATGGTAGGCATGATCTCTGGCGGGCGCGTTCCAAGGAACTTGCGGAGGCCACGCTCAGCGTACTTCTCTCCCTCCTCTTTATTGTCAAGCACTCCCATGCTACGACGAGATTTGTTAACTCTGCAAATTCCACCCCCATGTATATTTACtcataagaaagaaagaaagaaagaaaaaaacaatactgcttaatgatttttatttatttatttgttcccCTTAAAACTCTTGAATTAATTCCTACCTGACATCAGGATTGGTGAGTATGTTCCTCACAAGCTGGAAGGTGCACAAACCAGTAACGAATGTCATTGCAACCAATAGTGGGTAGACCTGAATCCACAAATTTAACAatgagcattcctagtagcctcatcaaaatagttttttagctattttggtgagccaatttgatgaaaatcctgaaaaatcACTCCCagtagcctcaccattttaaccaaaaaaatttgatgactgaaattactaatcaaattatatgaggcattttcactcaacaactcactcaccaaattttgtttcacctttctctctcacatgattagcacattttttttctttccttttttctctcattttcttctcccatctcccatctctcacacgataatgtctttatttcatggatatgaatgattttttgtaaaaagattatatagagaaaaaaaaaataaatatgaaaaaattattatttaaatggaatagtgaatattgactagttaatatggtgaggctgctggaggAGTTTTAATAAAGTGgttcaccagaatagaaaaaagtgatttttaattattttggtgagtaaaatttggtgaggctactatgATACTCTAAGACGTTAATTAACATCACTATTAAATGCACCCATATCCATTATTCAGTACATTATaatagaatttaaaaaataaaaaatacaattttcgTATGAGCAAGCATCTACCAGATATTTTGCCTTATGAATTTTGAGATCTAAAAATTAAGGCATGATGgtcttaccccccaattctcttatatGTTACCCCGTAGCTCTTCTGGTATTGAACTTccgtcttctttttttttctttttcttcttctctttcttcttaaACATAAAATCTGAATTTAGTGACGTGGCAAAAATTGACACGTGACTAATTAGTAGCGTGCTAACTTTGGCACGTTACTATTCACACGTCACTACATGCCCgtcaatcaattttttatttttattttttgttgtgaaAGAACATCATAAAGTGTGCCATCCACGACATACGGAAACTGCATCAACAAactccattatatatatatatatatatatatatatatatatatatatgaacatcaAGTGCTTTGTTTGGCAGTTCAAAAggtaaatcaataaaaaaaaggagCTTAATTTGCATAAAAGATCGTACGTTTAGCTGTAggtaaatcaataaaaaaaaggagCTTAATTTGCATAAAAGATCGTACGTTTAGCTGTTGAGTGACATTATCTTCTTGATTTGTAAAGGTAATCCAAGGAACCCCCGGGTGAGATGCCTCTCCTTCCATAGCATAAGCATTATGGGTTGTCAAGAATGCATATTTATTGAAGGGAAGAGAGTTATTCTGTtcaccagaaaaaaaaaaaaaaaaaaagaagaagaaagaaaagaaaaagaaaaaggaattacTGAGTGTACTATttggagtatatatataaaactactaagattttttgatttttaaattttttacttttcaatttGTGTTGTGTTATTTGGAATATTTATATGGATGTTTTGATATTGTTACCCAAGAATCTTTGCACCTTTACCCCAGAAGCCCAGTGGTTAATTTCGATTTCTCTCCTAGAAAGACAGATTTTAATTCGATCACTATATATATGGAGAAGATAAGGATTTGAGAGGGTACGTACTATTAACTAGgttgaaaaattcaaataatattacCAGGAGCTTGAATTGGTTTGTAGTGGTTGATCCAACACATCTAGACCCTGAAAATCCTTGAGGGCAAGAGAAACAATAGAGTCCAGCTTGGCAATCTCCATTGGATGAGCATGTGGTGGTTCGTCTACTCCCTCTAGTCATTGGGGTGTTTTTGTCACCCCCAATATCATTAGAGTGGTTTTGGTCACCACCATTTAATCATTTGGGAGTGGTCGAACTACCATTATAGTCATTGAGGATAGTTTTGCCTCCTTCAAATGGCAAAACGAGGGATGCCGAAACCACTTCACTATTTCTATTTACTTCCCTTggaaagtaaagaaaataaacaaaaatgctAATTTATGTGTTCATAATATGATACATtgtttcccccccccccccccccccccccaaaatctAACTTGTTCCCCATCTCATTTGCAGTAGGAATGATCCCTTCCCCTGTTTTTTCCTAGTTTGTTTGGTTTCTTGTTGATTAtacttcaaaattaaaaataaaaatttattgggTAATAGAACTGACCGAGTGACTGAGATAGAGCAATTGAGTGGAGTACAATCAGGTTAacctatattttattttgatcttATGCATTCAGAAGGggctcattttatttttgtgtagaAATATGAGTATTGTTaggaatattatatattttattataacttttttttttttaaaaaaaaaactgacataatAATCTATGTGATATTTACTGCACATTcgctaaataattaaatttgttgcTGCTATGGGTAATGCAATTTTTACAAGTTCTCTTACAAATTGGGGTGGTAGTTTATAATTGGTGAAATgagtaaataaaattatagcaattatttctaattaaattatttaaattttaacatTTCAATATTTACCATCTCTTTAGAGTATTTTTCACATTTCTTTAATTTACTATATTCCATTAAGTTGTAGGTTGAGATAGCAAAATTAGAATAATTTGATTAACAATTATGAGGAATGCTACATATATTACACTCGCATCCCACTTAGCTCGATTTATTAGTGaacaagaaaatatattatctagACGGGCGAATAGATTAAATTTAAAACAACAATGATTAATTTCTATTGCTATAAATTAAAGCAAGCTCGTAATCTATCTTTGTTACATTTTCATAACAATGAGAAACAATTTGAAAGAGGTGAGTTGACCACTAGAACTATTGGTCttagaattaaaaaagaaataggcTTAGTACTCTTCACTTTAATCAAAATTCCAATATGAATTCAAAGGCGGattaatattttgttagaaaaaaatttgcaaaccCAAATTTGATTGTCATatcataagaaaaaaataagaataaatctttttttattgaacGTGTTGTTTGTTCAGTTCAGTGAGATGGAGATGTAGTAAATATATAGCAATTCGATCTCTTATTGTAATTTTAAGGATACGTAGGATCTAACCAACATCACGCTGTCTTTTTCTAGGAAGTTAAGTGTAGAGAATTTGGTTACATAAAGACAAGAACCCACCAAATCCCCCCAACAAGAAAGACAACAGAAAGAGAGAAATTCCACCCAAATTCAGCGGACAACCATACGTTACAAACTTTGAACACAACTAAGAAattcttttctatctttttctttttttgtgtgtgtgtgtgttacgTCTGgctaacaaacaattcaaaacacgtACAAAAACTACTTCAGTTcacctctctattttctt
Protein-coding regions in this window:
- the LOC133860523 gene encoding uncharacterized protein LOC133860523 — translated: MTFVTGLCTFQLVRNILTNPDVRVNKSRRSMGVLDNKEEGEKYAERGLRKFLGTRPPEIMPTINHFFSEDK